Within Armatimonadota bacterium, the genomic segment GCGTTCGTCGATGTGCAGATGACCGACGCCACCGTCGTCACCGGCCGGCGGACCTCCCGCGGGGAGATCGTCCCCAACGACCTCGTCTGGGTGGAGGGGATGGACGCCCCCGACGGCGCACTCGTCGCCCGGCGGATCGAGGTCCTCTTCCTCGGAGAAGGCCTCCAGATGCGGCGTCCGGAACTCGGCGTCTTCTGGAACTGGGTGCTGACCGGCTCCTGGTCGCTCCCGGTGCGCTAGCCGGCGCCTTCTTCCTCGTAACGCTCCTTCAACGCCTCCACCACGGCCGGGTCGGCCAGCGTGGTGGTGTCCCCGAGCACCCGACCCTCCGCGATGTCGCGCAGCAGGCGCCGCATGATTTTTCCGCTCCGCGTCTTGGGCAGTTCGCTCGTGAAGAGGATCTGCTCGGGGCGGGCCAGGGCCCCGATTTTGTTCACCACGTGCTGTTTGAGGGTGTCCACCGCCTCCGGTCCCGGCCGGTGGCCCTCCTTCAGGGTGACGAAGGCGGCGATGGCCTGCCCTTTGATGTCGTGGGACACGCCGATCACCGCCGCTTCGGCCACGGAGGGGTGATCGACGAGCGCCGACTCCACCTCGTAGGTCCCGATCCGGTGGCCGGCGACATTGATCACGTCGTCCACACGGCCGAGCAGCCAGAAGTAGCCGTCCTCGTCGCGCTTGGCGCCGTCCCCGGTGAAATACATCCCGGGGAAGCGGCTCCAGTACTGCTGCTGGTAGCGGTCGGGATCGCCGTAGATCCCCCGCAGCATCGCCGGCCACGGCCTGGTGAGGACTAGGTAGCCGCCTTGGTTGGGCCCCACCGGCTGGCCCCGGTCGTTGACGATCTCCGCCGCGATCCCCGGCAGCGGCCGGGTGGCCGATCCCGGTTTGAGGGTGGTGAGGCCCGGCAGCGGGGAGATCAGGATCATCCCGGTCTCCGTCTGCCACCAGGTGTCCACCACCGGGCAGCGCTCACCGCCGATGTGTTTGTAGTACCACACCCAGGCCTCGGGGTTGATCGGCTCGCCCACCGTGCCCAGCAGGCGCAGCGAGCTCAGGTCCCGGCGGCGCGGGTACTCCGGCCCCCACTTCATGAAGGTCCGGATGGCGGTGGGCGCCGTGTAGAGGATGTTCACGCCGTGCTTCTCCACGATGGTCCAGAAGCGGTCCTTTTCCGGGTAGTCCGGCGTGCCTTCGTACATCACCACCGAGGCGCCGTTCAGCAGGGGACCGAAGACGATGTAGGAATGCCCGGTCACCCAGCCGATGTCCGCCGTGCACCAGTAGACGTCTTCTTCGCGCAGGTCGAAGACCCAGCGGGTCGTGGCGTAGGTGCCCACCATGTAGCCCCCGGTGGTGTGCATGATGCCCTTGGGTTTCCCGGTGGTGCCGCTGGTGTAGAGGATGTAGAGGAGGTGCTCGCTGTCCACCGCTTCCGCCTCGCAGCGCAGCGGAGCGTCGGCCATCAGCCGGTGCCACCAGTGGTCGCGGCCCTCCCGGACGTGGATCGCCGCCGCCTCCCCGATGCGCCGCACGATGA encodes:
- a CDS encoding DUF5666 domain-containing protein — translated: MLRFLPALIVMIALGSAASAAPAGPPPVVAVKGFVIACNGSVLTVRHGRAFVDVQMTDATVVTGRRTSRGEIVPNDLVWVEGMDAPDGALVARRIEVLFLGEGLQMRRPELGVFWNWVLTGSWSLPVR
- the acs gene encoding acetate--CoA ligase, which gives rise to MSDRAIEALLLEGRRFAPPEAFRRQAVVQDPRIYDEAERDPEGFWAGIARELHWFTPWTAVLEWTLPYARWFVGGTTNIAYNCLDRHLAGPRRTKAAIIWEGEPGEERVLTYGDLYREVCKFANVLKGLGVRSGDRVAIYLPMIPELPVAMLACARIGAGFTVVFGGFSAEALRDRINDARAKVLVTADGGWRRGQVVPLKRNADEALEGAPSVQHVVIVRRIGEAAAIHVREGRDHWWHRLMADAPLRCEAEAVDSEHLLYILYTSGTTGKPKGIMHTTGGYMVGTYATTRWVFDLREEDVYWCTADIGWVTGHSYIVFGPLLNGASVVMYEGTPDYPEKDRFWTIVEKHGVNILYTAPTAIRTFMKWGPEYPRRRDLSSLRLLGTVGEPINPEAWVWYYKHIGGERCPVVDTWWQTETGMILISPLPGLTTLKPGSATRPLPGIAAEIVNDRGQPVGPNQGGYLVLTRPWPAMLRGIYGDPDRYQQQYWSRFPGMYFTGDGAKRDEDGYFWLLGRVDDVINVAGHRIGTYEVESALVDHPSVAEAAVIGVSHDIKGQAIAAFVTLKEGHRPGPEAVDTLKQHVVNKIGALARPEQILFTSELPKTRSGKIMRRLLRDIAEGRVLGDTTTLADPAVVEALKERYEEEGAG